The DNA window gtccacaaaactcaccggtgttaaaggagttcgagaacatatttctaaaatgagggacatcactgctcatttgaagaaactcgacgttatcattcctgataccttcctggttcattacatccttcacaatcttcctccacagtatgggcctttcaaaatttcctacaacacacataaagaaaaatggactatcaatgaattgatgaccatgtgtgttcaagaggaagccaggctcctacaggagcaaggagaaagtgttcacctgaccactcaacctaagaaacgcaagccattcaagaagaacaaagggaaaaagcccatggctcccaaggctgccataaagaaagattccatcaaatgtttcttttgtaaacaaaagggacatgcgaaaagggagtgcagccagttcaagaaatggatggatgacaaaggtaatccaatttccttagtatgttatgaatctaatatggctaatgttaatcttaacacatggtggattgattccggttcaacaattcacataacaaattccttgcaggatattcaaaatctaaggaagccagtggcaagtgagcaaagcatcttatctggaaacaagatgggctcacatgtggaagctattggaacatgcaatttagttttaagtaatggttttgttttaaagttagaaaagaccttttatgtaccaagtttctctagaaacttgatttcagtttcaagacttataccctttggtttttcctttacattttcagacaaatatttcaatttatattataaatctgaatgtgttggaaatggtattttgtctgatggtctttactgccttaatttacaaaataataccactaataatgttatgcatgttcacgctggcactaagagatgtgttatgaaagaggattcctgtacattgtggcaccggagattgggacatatctccattgatagaattaaaaggttggtaaaagatggggtactcaataccttagattttactgactttgatacttgtgtggattgcattaagggaaagcaaacctccaagtctgtcaaaactggtgtccataggagttctgaaatattagaaatcatacatactgatatatgtagtccagatatggagtcacatggtcagaaatacttcatctcattcatagatgattactcacgttacatgtatatctacttacttcataataaaagtgaagcattagatgtctttaagatatttaaagctgaagtagagaaacaatgcaacaagcaaattaagatagtgagatcagatagaggaggtgagtattatggtagatacacgagtaagatggacaagcacccggtgcatttgcgaagtttcttgaagaaaatgggattgttgcccattacaccttgccgtacacccgagcaaaatggtgttgcgaaagaagaaaccgaacattaatggacatggtgcggagtatgcttagtagcaactctaaccttcctaaatccttgtggactgaagcattaaagacatccgtgtacatattaaaccgagttccaacaaaggcagtctcaaaaactccttttgaattatggaaaggttggaaaccaagtttgaatcatgtacgcatttggggatgtccatctgaagtcagaatatataatccacaagagaagaaattggacccGAGGACCATAAGTggattctttatagggtacgctgaaaagtctaaaggttacaagttttattgtccatctcatagcacaagaattgtggaatcaaggaatgcaaaatttcttgagaatgccttgatcagtgggagtgatcaatcaaaggacttaggtcctgaaaaagatccttcagaaccttccacttcaaaagcaagattgataatggttaacactcctgtcgttcaaacgaatgttgaacaaccattaccaatcactgaagatccacaagttggtaatgataatccagtAGATCAAAATGTTCAAGAGTTGCCTGCAACTGTTGAACAACCTGCTGAACTCCGCCGTTGCTCCCCAAGAGCctgttggtgaagtcttaagaagatctactagacctatcAAACCAAGGATTTATaaagactatgttgtgtatttattagaatctgatattggaattggaaatgatccagaaacgtttttacaagctatgaacagtagagaatcaaaattgtggtacaatgctatggatgatgaaatgaattctatgaggtgcaacGAGTACgggaacttgtaaagttgcctaattgggcgagagccattggctgtaaatgggtctataaaactaagaaagactcattaggcaacaccgagaggtacaaagcgagacttgttgctaaaggattcactcaagaggaaggaattgactatacggAGACTTTTCTCtctgtatcaaagaaagattccctcgcagtcatcttggcattagttgctcattttgatttagagctggaGCGGATGGATGTAAAAGCgcttttctgaatggtgatctagaggaggaggtatacatgaaacaaccagaaggattcacctctagtgaaggtcgggatttggtatgcaagctcaagaagtccatctatggattaaaacaagcatctcgccaatggtatttaaaatttcatgatgtcatctcttcctttggatttgaagagaatgtcatggatcaatgcatatacctgaaggaaagtgggagtaaaatttgttttcttgttttatatgtggacgatattcttcttgcatccaatgataaagggttgctacgtgaagtgaaacaatttctttcaaagaactttgagatgaaagacatgggtgaagcatcctatgtcataggcattaagattcatagagatagataccgaggtatcttaggtttatctcaagaagcctacatcaacagagttttagaaagatttcatatgaaagattgttcaccgagcgttgcaccaattatgaagggtgataaattaaatttgagccagtgcccaaagaatgattttgaaagagaacaaatgaagaacattccttatgcttcgccgttggaagcctaatgtatgctcggagtgtgcacaagacccgacattgcttattcgtcggaatgttaggaagatttcagagtaacccggggatagaccactggaaagctgcaaagaaagtaatgaggtatcttcagggtactaaggattacaaactgatgttcaaacgaactgacaatttagaagtagttggctactcagactcagatttcgcTGGTTGtactgattcacgtaaatctacatctggttacgtgtttatgtttgctggtggagctgtgtcctggaggagtaacaaacaaaccttgactgctacttctactatggaggctgagttcgtttcttgctttgaggctacatcacatggtgtatggctaaagagtttcatttcaggccttagagtggttgattccattgcaaggccgctaaagatgttctgtgacaattcagctgctgttttcatggctaagaacaacaaaagtggaagtcgaagcaagcacatcgacattaagtacttagcaattagagaacgtgttaaggaaaataaagtggtcattcaacacattagcactgaattgatgattgccgatcctatgacaaaaggcttgccacctcataaattcaaggatcatgtagagaacatgggacttggttcccttatgtaatttgtacaaataaagttattattaatgaaactcttattttgatttttctcatatttatgcgcatcttaattttacatttgagaaaaatttcgTAGGACCacgaataaacataaggtttagggtttattcacttaagtacattgccacataaagtacattgttatataataaatgtattgtaatacatggaagataatactcgattcataatgaggacatgtcgctatgattcgtatgtttattatataatgaggaacgttgggtttgaatactttagtttaaatgctgaccaagtgggagaatattagaatatttttatttatggaaattattttctaattaaggaaatgattttctatttaaggaaataaataaataattgattttctgataaatgaatattttatattcattaaatctggacaaaatcaattatgtaatattctatatatggtcagatttctatattcattacctgatttgatttcctgaattaattgtcaaaatattctgacaattaatgtggcacgaatgcttgatggagtatctcacctataaatatagggtctcggtccccgagctcctcactcattctgaatccattcagcaaattccatctaaagagagttgagagagcgaggaagcccgaactccaatactgaagctatcgcagggtttgaagctcaaagatcaatggctggaggtacatcgatcctttcattgcatatattatagatatgattacagtttattttccgcatttcatatcattgtatatgctatattacatacactatatatatagtctaacaatataaatatataagagACTTTTATATTGGGGGGCATCTAAGATCGTTTCGGTTTTTGATACGTAGATAAATTATAACTTATTTTAGTTTGATATGACAATGTATATTGTAGTTATTagaaattctaaataatttacaattttaaaaataaggttcaaaatcaatttcatgtTGTTGATTGAGATTTTTAGCAATtacaataaaatatgaaaacttaAATGTTTAGAGTTTTGTAGAAGATGAGATAataatttttacgtggttggagtGTTAAATAAATTTTAGTCTACAAGTAAATATTATAAAAGTGTTATTGTGTTCAATATTTTTGCAACGTTTTTGCTTTAAGACCGAAAAATTGGGATCCCTTTATATTGAGGGTGTTGCTCTATATGGGTAATGACATCCTTAATTAAGAAACTTAATTAAACAATCTTAACCCTCTAATGGGGTTGTTTagagtattttaaataaagtaattTCTACCAACATTATGCAAGAGGGAGACTCAACTGGATCTTAATTGACATTAGATGTGGTTAGTATTCGACAAAGTGACAGAAATCGCTTTATTTATGCATGAGAGAATGGAATGTCAGAAAGGGATTGTGTATCTTTCTGACATACATATAAATTTCGTTCAGAAGTCTTGTAATCTTTTGGCGAAACTCATTATATCATTATATCGCTCTTGTCTTCTGTCATGTTATGATTATGAGTTGTTAAGATACAATGATATAATGTTATAATTTAGTTcattatatttataatcataATTTACTAAATACtcaactcaattttttttttccacaaaTCTACTACAtctatctttattttttttcacagtACAACTGTTTTTCTCATAACACAATTGTGTGAAATTGGCTCATAATTTTCTAATGTGGCACACATACAAAACATAAAGACCCAACAAATTGCTCTTcacattttatgtattttattttatttattttctttcaaatatttatttcatttttttaaaggaagatatttataaataaacatatataaaaaatgaaGTCATTGTATTGATGACAACACGTTGCCAAAGCTACGTAttagtattaataattatcGTACTTTAAACTCTACTACTCCAAAAGTATTGGGAGTTTCatttcatatataataatttgatataatatatctaaaaattaaaaattaaggtTCTTACAAAATATTGCTATTAGGTATCGGTGATTCTCAATACTTTTTATAAGTGATGTCTCATGATTTATTGGcgatatttcttaaaaattattttattaaattatataaaatacatatttaattacactaataacaaTGTAACACCGAAAAAAATACTAggtactaataatattttt is part of the Cannabis sativa cultivar Pink pepper isolate KNU-18-1 chromosome 5, ASM2916894v1, whole genome shotgun sequence genome and encodes:
- the LOC133038031 gene encoding uncharacterized protein LOC133038031 translates to MDEQFDTSDKSLFINLIQEFSSTKLTGVKGVREHISKMRDITAHLKKLDVIIPDTFLVHYILHNLPPQYGPFKISYNTHKEKWTINELMTMCVQEEARLLQEQGESVHLTTQPKKRKPFKKNKGKKPMAPKAAIKKDSIKCFFCKQKGHAKRECSQFKKWMDDKGYSKSKEASGK